Proteins encoded by one window of Rutidosis leptorrhynchoides isolate AG116_Rl617_1_P2 chromosome 7, CSIRO_AGI_Rlap_v1, whole genome shotgun sequence:
- the LOC139860305 gene encoding uncharacterized protein, translating to MKSRLPVLLELDKRGMDLHSVRCPLCNGDLESVDHTLVGCSKVKEIWIRVFNWWGLGSFSSNTLSEIIGGVGSPSTSGQGGLIWQALSWICLYLIWKNRNKRVFQGKTWKSPMALSEIQTLSFHWIANRLKKEKIEWLSWLSSPSSYLQSL from the coding sequence ATGAAATCAAGGCTTCCggttttgttagagttagataagCGAGGGATGGATTTACATAGTGTGCGCTGCCCACTATGTAATGGCGACCTCGAATCGGTGGACCATACTTTAGTTGGATGTTCAAAGGTTAAAGAGATTTGGATTCGGGTTTTCAATTGGTGGGGCCTTGGTAGTTTCTCCTCAAACACTCTTTCGGAAATTATTGGAGGGGTCGGATCGCCTTCAACTTCGGGTCAAGGTGGTCTTATTTGGCAAGCTTTATCATGGATTTGTTTGTATCTCATTTGGAAGAATCGAAACAAGCGAGTATTTCAAGGTAAAACTTGGAAGTCCCCGATGGCGCTAAGTGAGATTCAAACACTATCCTTTCATTGGATCGCCAATAGATTAAAAAAGGAGAAAATCGAATGGTTATCATGGCTATCAAGTCCTAGTTCATATTTGCAAAGCTTGTGA